One region of Roseovarius faecimaris genomic DNA includes:
- a CDS encoding fatty acid desaturase: MSTVRQEFEIARKHTPDFGGRTLLLEVGMFAFAITATWATLADALPFWVGMIANTVFVYGIYTVVHEAVHANISSRSKNLRWVDTVAGMIACVPLWLLYHQHRRQHMEHHTHTNEDVDPDIYARGSFSVWIFIKLPQALINYFNPVQHYRDCLRFGCTKREIIYTFVIFTAYAAVLLGLLAAGYWKEVLLLWFIPWWIGQTVMLTFFTWTPHHDHTETGRYRNTRVSLFPGANVLLQGQNYHLIHHMVPSVPYYRYKPVFDEMRPLLDQNDVRIEGIWPNPANERHDSPTQPAE, translated from the coding sequence ATGTCCACAGTCCGCCAAGAATTCGAGATCGCGCGGAAACACACTCCAGATTTCGGCGGACGCACACTCTTGCTCGAGGTAGGCATGTTCGCCTTTGCCATCACCGCCACCTGGGCCACGCTAGCTGACGCGCTCCCATTCTGGGTAGGCATGATCGCCAACACGGTCTTCGTCTACGGCATCTACACCGTCGTACACGAGGCAGTGCATGCCAACATCTCGTCCCGTAGCAAGAACCTGCGTTGGGTGGACACGGTCGCGGGGATGATTGCTTGCGTACCGTTGTGGCTGTTGTATCATCAGCACCGCCGCCAGCACATGGAACATCACACCCATACCAACGAAGATGTCGACCCCGACATCTATGCGCGCGGCAGTTTCTCGGTGTGGATCTTCATCAAGTTACCACAGGCATTGATCAACTATTTCAACCCAGTACAGCATTACCGCGATTGTCTCCGCTTCGGCTGCACAAAGCGCGAAATCATCTATACCTTTGTCATCTTCACCGCCTACGCCGCGGTTCTTCTGGGGCTACTCGCGGCGGGCTACTGGAAAGAGGTTCTATTGCTGTGGTTCATCCCTTGGTGGATCGGTCAGACCGTGATGCTAACCTTCTTCACCTGGACACCGCATCACGACCACACCGAGACCGGCCGCTACCGCAACACCCGCGTGTCGCTGTTTCCCGGGGCGAATGTCCTTTTGCAAGGGCAGAATTATCACCTGATCCACCACATGGTGCCCAGCGTGCCCTATTACCGCTACAAGCCCGTTTTCGACGAGATGCGCCCGCTGTTAGATCAGAATGACGTTCGAATCGAGGGTATCTGGCCGAACCCTGCAAACGAACGCCACGACTCACCAACCCAACCAGCGGAGTAA
- a CDS encoding winged helix-turn-helix domain-containing tetratricopeptide repeat protein: MKARFGNCEIDTDARRLCRDGEIVDMEPQVFDVLATLIDSKDRVLSKDDLIERVWGGRIVSDTAVTSRIKAVRGAVGDDGVAQRVIRTIRGVGYQFVADLEMNSDNVVALDEKPDQPLVLVLPFTQVPNDPTSLWRLDGICDDVISALSRFRDLRVISRLTSFGLRDLAASEMSQAVEELGAEYLVEGALRQRGEGWRIQVSLIALKTQTQIWSERWELSSEDLQDLDAYIDRIAAAIEPELLSAERDRVRRLSETDLSTWETTQRGLWLLWQQRPGLHAKAVAILQEAINRDPEYALAHAGLAYALCHAHKEGVVGDEALDQALAAARRAVQLDPRDAFAYVALGRSHLARAEFDASIAAYDEAIARNPNHAYGHFGRGYSLCLSGRPTEAIDHFERVLELSPRDPQGWSVCVMLCFSCLLTNRTHDALGWARKAQQMPNAPHWALAAEAAALKSLGRKAEAEKSLRRALIARPDLDAAFLDRAYPFAARQDYDKLAGLMLGTFVPVASGEEIST; this comes from the coding sequence ATGAAAGCACGTTTTGGAAACTGTGAGATCGACACCGATGCGCGGAGGCTGTGTCGCGATGGTGAAATCGTCGACATGGAACCGCAGGTATTCGACGTGCTGGCTACCCTGATCGATTCAAAAGATCGGGTGCTGAGCAAGGACGATCTGATTGAAAGGGTATGGGGTGGACGTATTGTCTCCGATACTGCCGTTACCAGCCGAATAAAGGCTGTGCGAGGTGCGGTTGGCGACGATGGAGTTGCGCAAAGAGTAATCCGCACAATTCGCGGTGTCGGTTATCAGTTTGTCGCGGATCTTGAGATGAACAGCGACAATGTGGTGGCTTTGGATGAGAAGCCGGATCAACCGCTGGTTCTGGTGCTGCCATTTACGCAGGTTCCTAACGATCCTACCTCTCTTTGGCGGTTGGACGGAATTTGTGACGATGTTATTTCGGCGCTCTCTCGTTTTCGCGATCTGAGAGTTATCTCTCGTCTGACCTCCTTTGGTCTTCGGGATCTTGCGGCATCCGAAATGTCTCAGGCGGTCGAAGAGCTTGGTGCGGAATATCTGGTTGAGGGTGCGCTCCGCCAGCGCGGTGAAGGCTGGCGTATTCAGGTAAGCCTCATTGCATTGAAAACCCAAACTCAGATCTGGTCAGAGCGTTGGGAACTCTCGAGTGAGGACCTTCAGGACCTTGATGCATATATCGACCGGATTGCGGCCGCCATCGAGCCAGAACTGCTTTCTGCAGAGCGCGACCGCGTACGCAGATTGAGTGAGACAGACCTCTCGACATGGGAAACGACACAACGTGGGCTTTGGTTGTTGTGGCAGCAGCGCCCCGGGTTGCACGCAAAGGCTGTCGCAATATTGCAGGAGGCGATAAACCGAGATCCGGAGTATGCACTTGCCCATGCAGGGCTGGCATACGCGCTATGCCACGCTCACAAGGAGGGCGTGGTTGGCGATGAGGCGCTCGACCAAGCATTGGCGGCAGCACGACGTGCCGTGCAACTCGACCCCAGAGATGCCTTTGCTTATGTGGCATTGGGCCGTTCGCACCTTGCCCGTGCGGAATTCGACGCCTCCATCGCGGCCTATGACGAGGCAATCGCCCGAAACCCCAATCATGCATACGGTCATTTCGGACGCGGCTATTCGCTTTGCTTAAGCGGCCGCCCGACCGAAGCCATAGATCACTTCGAACGTGTGCTGGAGCTGAGCCCACGCGATCCGCAAGGATGGTCGGTCTGCGTGATGCTGTGCTTCTCCTGCCTGCTGACGAACCGAACTCACGACGCCCTTGGCTGGGCCCGAAAAGCACAGCAAATGCCAAATGCACCGCATTGGGCTCTTGCTGCGGAGGCTGCAGCTCTCAAATCGCTGGGACGCAAAGCGGAAGCTGAGAAATCTCTGCGAAGGGCGTTGATCGCAAGGCCAGACCTCGATGCAGCCTTTCTCGATCGCGCTTACCCGTTCGCCGCTCGTCAGGACTATGACAAGTTGGCCGGTCTCATGTTGGGTACTTTTGTACCAGTGGCCTCTGGGGAGGAAATCTCCACTTAA
- a CDS encoding IS3 family transposase (programmed frameshift), whose protein sequence is MAGKREKPEEIVSKLRQVEVLQGQGATIVEAVRQIGVTQQTFYRWRKLYGGMQRSQLARLKELEKENQRLRRAVSDLTLDKLILTEAAKGKLLSPSRRRKCVDHVRQELGVSERRACRALGQHRSTQRKVPQGRADEARLTDDIIELADQYGRYGYRMVTGLLNNAGWCVNHKRVERIWRREGLKVPQKQKKKGRLWLNDGSCVRLRPERPNHVWSYDFVQDRTADGRVYRTLNIIDEYTREALMIRVDRKLNSTDVLDALTDLFILRGPPEWIRSDNGPEFIAQKVRDWIAAVGAKTAYIEPGSPWENGYCESFNARFRDELLNGEIFYTLREAQILIEQWRVHYSTVRPHSALGYRPPAPKSIVPMDQRPTMH, encoded by the exons ATGGCTGGAAAACGAGAGAAGCCCGAAGAGATTGTTTCGAAGCTTCGACAGGTTGAAGTTCTGCAGGGGCAAGGCGCGACGATTGTCGAGGCAGTGCGCCAAATCGGCGTGACGCAACAGACGTTCTATCGATGGCGAAAGCTCTATGGCGGGATGCAGCGGTCTCAGCTTGCCCGTCTGAAAGAGCTGGAGAAAGAGAACCAAAGGCTGCGTCGAGCGGTGTCCGATTTGACCTTGGATAAGCTCATCCTGACGGAAGCCGCAA AAGGGAAACTTCTGAGCCCTTCGCGTCGCCGGAAATGCGTCGACCATGTGCGGCAGGAGCTTGGCGTGTCTGAACGCCGCGCCTGCCGCGCACTTGGGCAGCATCGATCGACGCAGCGCAAGGTCCCCCAAGGCCGTGCTGATGAAGCGCGATTGACCGACGACATCATTGAGCTGGCCGACCAGTACGGGCGCTATGGGTATCGCATGGTCACTGGTTTGCTGAACAACGCTGGGTGGTGTGTGAATCATAAGCGGGTTGAACGGATATGGCGGCGTGAAGGGCTGAAGGTTCCACAGAAACAGAAGAAGAAAGGGCGGCTTTGGCTGAACGACGGATCATGCGTGCGTCTCAGGCCCGAACGACCGAACCACGTTTGGTCCTATGACTTCGTGCAGGATCGAACCGCTGATGGGCGCGTCTATCGAACGCTCAACATCATCGACGAATACACCAGGGAGGCGCTGATGATCCGCGTCGATCGCAAACTCAACTCAACCGATGTGCTGGATGCACTGACCGACCTGTTCATCCTGCGTGGCCCGCCGGAGTGGATAAGATCCGACAACGGACCAGAATTTATCGCTCAGAAGGTGCGAGACTGGATCGCCGCCGTCGGAGCAAAAACGGCCTACATCGAACCAGGGTCGCCTTGGGAGAATGGATATTGCGAAAGCTTCAACGCCCGTTTCCGCGACGAGCTACTCAACGGCGAAATCTTCTATACCTTACGCGAGGCTCAAATCCTGATCGAGCAATGGCGCGTCCACTACAGCACGGTCAGACCCCACAGCGCATTGGGTTACCGCCCACCCGCGCCCAAAAGCATCGTTCCAATGGACCAGAGGCCCACGATGCACTAA
- a CDS encoding copper resistance D family protein: MPDIWSFAAVVTKTLMYFGILTSSGLVLTRFVFAAEISSVLPVMRKSSLLCALLGVVAALASFCLSGAALTGDMSGLTDPDMLGLLWQTQVGTALQMRLVGGVLMLTGLLLGGSGWGLAGLGALTALWSFTQIGHLSEGQDLWPKLLLMAHLSAIAFWIGILLPLNRLARNPGELARAGQLGHRFGQIATVVIPVLLLAGIALGWLLVGSWGNLFTTAYGLDLIVKLVLVAVLLALGAWNKLRIVPDMISGNPKAAAKLSQTMFVEWLFFIAVLLATASLTLLFALPDNH, translated from the coding sequence GTGCCCGACATCTGGTCGTTTGCGGCGGTCGTTACGAAAACCCTGATGTATTTTGGGATTCTGACCAGCAGCGGCCTGGTTCTGACGCGGTTCGTCTTTGCAGCCGAAATCTCCTCGGTTCTGCCCGTCATGCGAAAGTCTTCGCTGCTGTGCGCTCTACTTGGTGTTGTAGCCGCACTTGCCAGCTTTTGCCTGAGCGGTGCCGCTCTTACCGGCGACATGTCCGGCCTGACCGATCCCGACATGCTGGGTCTGTTGTGGCAAACACAGGTCGGTACTGCGCTGCAGATGAGATTAGTCGGTGGGGTACTGATGCTCACCGGCCTATTACTGGGGGGATCTGGATGGGGTTTGGCCGGGCTGGGCGCCCTGACGGCGCTCTGGTCCTTCACGCAGATCGGGCATCTGTCAGAAGGCCAGGACCTGTGGCCAAAACTCTTGCTGATGGCACATCTTTCCGCCATCGCCTTCTGGATCGGCATCCTTCTGCCCCTGAACCGGCTGGCCAGAAACCCGGGAGAGCTCGCACGGGCGGGTCAGCTTGGTCATCGGTTCGGGCAGATTGCGACTGTGGTCATTCCGGTCCTTTTGCTGGCCGGAATCGCCTTGGGATGGCTGCTTGTCGGCTCCTGGGGCAATCTGTTTACGACGGCCTATGGGCTGGATCTCATCGTAAAGCTTGTCCTTGTCGCCGTATTATTGGCCTTGGGCGCGTGGAACAAACTGCGTATTGTGCCCGACATGATCTCGGGCAACCCGAAGGCCGCCGCAAAGCTTTCCCAAACCATGTTCGTCGAATGGCTTTTTTTCATAGCGGTCCTGCTTGCGACCGCCTCACTGACGTTGCTTTTCGCTCTGCCGGATAACCACTAG
- a CDS encoding copper resistance CopC family protein produces the protein MKYLFLFMALALYPLAATAHSAIQETTPLDGAVLLEAPAEIGLNFTDKLRLTAVKARHSNGETQSINLGDYKGFEAEFVFPMQPMGAGSYEVEWRGLGMDGHAMQGTFTFEVE, from the coding sequence ATGAAATACTTGTTTTTATTCATGGCTTTAGCGCTCTATCCACTCGCTGCCACGGCACATTCCGCAATACAGGAAACGACGCCCCTGGACGGCGCTGTCCTGCTCGAAGCTCCTGCCGAAATCGGGCTGAACTTTACCGACAAGCTCCGCCTGACCGCCGTCAAGGCACGCCATTCCAATGGAGAAACACAATCCATCAACCTTGGCGACTACAAAGGCTTCGAAGCGGAGTTCGTTTTTCCCATGCAGCCGATGGGCGCAGGCTCCTATGAAGTGGAATGGCGCGGTCTGGGAATGGATGGTCACGCGATGCAGGGCACGTTCACCTTCGAGGTAGAGTAA